One Paenibacillus riograndensis SBR5 DNA segment encodes these proteins:
- a CDS encoding ABC transporter permease, which translates to MRQLIVRRLLQTLPMLFFVSVVCFTMIKLAPGDPVLSFVTPNMHADDIERIRHNLGLDKPAYIQYFIWLKEMAKGNFGYSLVNHQPVLGQILERLPATAGLMGSAIALAVLLAVPLGLIAGANRNRWADKLINFISYVGISIPLFWLAILLMYLFAIKLHLLPSMGMRTIGVESAADVLKHGILPCSVLAFGFLAGYVRYIRSSTIGQLKEEYVQIQYAFGSKKSTILFRHVMKHVLLPVITLLGMSMGDLVAGAIVTETVFSWPGIGSLGMTAVKGMDYPVIMGITLFSSLMLIFGNMAADILYSFVDPRIKLKG; encoded by the coding sequence ATGAGACAACTCATCGTCCGAAGATTGCTGCAAACACTGCCGATGCTGTTTTTTGTGTCAGTAGTGTGCTTTACCATGATCAAGCTGGCGCCGGGAGATCCGGTGCTGTCTTTTGTTACACCGAATATGCATGCGGATGACATTGAGCGTATCCGTCACAACCTGGGACTGGACAAACCGGCCTATATTCAATATTTTATCTGGCTGAAAGAAATGGCTAAAGGGAACTTCGGGTATTCCCTGGTTAATCACCAGCCTGTACTCGGGCAGATTCTGGAGCGTCTGCCGGCAACGGCGGGTCTGATGGGCAGCGCGATTGCGCTGGCTGTACTGCTGGCGGTTCCACTTGGCCTGATTGCCGGCGCGAACCGCAACCGCTGGGCCGACAAGCTGATTAACTTTATTTCCTATGTCGGAATCTCCATTCCTTTATTCTGGCTGGCGATTCTGCTGATGTATCTGTTCGCAATCAAGCTGCACCTGCTTCCCAGCATGGGAATGCGCACGATTGGTGTGGAATCCGCAGCGGATGTGCTGAAGCATGGGATTTTGCCCTGCTCGGTGCTGGCCTTCGGGTTCCTCGCCGGGTATGTGCGCTATATCCGTTCGAGTACGATCGGGCAGCTGAAGGAGGAGTATGTGCAGATTCAGTATGCCTTCGGCTCCAAAAAGTCGACGATCCTGTTCCGGCATGTCATGAAGCATGTGCTGCTTCCGGTCATTACGCTGCTCGGGATGTCCATGGGCGATCTGGTGGCGGGCGCCATCGTGACGGAGACGGTTTTTTCCTGGCCGGGCATTGGCTCGCTGGGCATGACGGCGGTCAAGGGAATGGATTACCCGGTGATCATGGGGATCACTCTGTTCTCTTCGCTGATGCTGATTTTTGGCAATATGGCGGCGGATATACTTTACAGCTTCGTGGACCCACGAATCAAACTTAAGGGGTGA
- a CDS encoding ABC transporter permease produces MNRSKWKNVKDELFANGLGVAAVLILAVFTLGAVFAFLSGYDPNAMHAMARLTPPGAGHWFGTDDYGRDYLARALYGGRISLLVGFASMIVATGIGVTIGVLSGYFGGWLDNLLMRMVDVVLSIPSFLILLLLSVYLKPSVGNIIIIIALLMWMNVARVVRAETMTIKEREYVLYAKASGQSASGIIWRHILPGLVPVIIVGATNNIASAIMMESSLSFLGFGVQPPDATWGSMLNSAQGYIAQAPYLALFPGLLILLTVLSFNVLGDILRVGFEPKLMRR; encoded by the coding sequence ATGAACCGCAGTAAATGGAAAAATGTAAAAGACGAGCTGTTTGCCAACGGTCTGGGTGTCGCCGCTGTGCTGATTCTGGCAGTCTTCACGCTTGGGGCAGTGTTTGCCTTTCTGTCCGGCTATGATCCGAATGCGATGCACGCCATGGCCCGGCTCACGCCGCCCGGTGCCGGTCACTGGTTCGGAACGGACGACTATGGCCGCGATTATCTGGCGAGGGCGCTGTATGGCGGGCGTATCTCTCTCTTGGTCGGCTTCGCTTCAATGATCGTGGCAACCGGCATTGGAGTAACGATTGGTGTACTCAGCGGCTACTTTGGCGGCTGGCTGGATAATCTGCTGATGCGGATGGTGGATGTGGTCCTGTCGATCCCGTCCTTTCTGATTCTGCTGCTGCTCAGCGTGTATTTGAAGCCAAGCGTCGGCAACATTATCATTATTATTGCCCTCCTGATGTGGATGAACGTTGCCCGGGTCGTCCGGGCCGAGACCATGACGATCAAGGAACGCGAATATGTGCTGTACGCCAAAGCCTCAGGCCAAAGTGCCTCCGGCATTATCTGGCGGCATATTCTTCCCGGCCTGGTGCCGGTCATTATCGTAGGCGCGACCAACAATATCGCTTCGGCGATTATGATGGAATCGTCGCTGAGCTTTCTCGGCTTCGGGGTGCAGCCGCCGGATGCGACCTGGGGCAGCATGCTGAACAGCGCCCAGGGCTATATTGCCCAGGCGCCTTATCTGGCGCTGTTTCCGGGTCTTTTGATCCTGCTGACTGTGCTGAGTTTTAATGTGCTGGGTGACATTTTGCGTGTCGGCTTTGAACCGAAGCTGATGCGGAGATAG
- a CDS encoding ABC transporter ATP-binding protein produces MTKRLLSVENLQVSFATRDGENQAVRGVSFHIDAGETVGIVGESGSGKSVTAKAIMSLITPPGRITAGNIGFRGESLTGLSEKAWRSLRGNRIAMVFQDPMTSLNPVKKIGQQLTEVIRRHRGLNKEAAFAEAAKLLRQVGIQHPEQRLKQYPHEFSGGMRQRVMIAMALSCQPELLIADEPTTALDATIQAQILDLFKELKENSETAIALITHDLGVVAQVCTRVIVMYGGLIMEEGTVEDIFYRPQHPYTQGLLRSIPKRGGGSRERLIPIEGTPPDLLDPPPGCPFMERCPHAFGRCSERPPTVELAAGHRSMCWLAEEKQNQAAYAEGRISGE; encoded by the coding sequence ATGACAAAGCGGCTGCTGTCTGTAGAGAATTTACAGGTTTCGTTCGCGACCCGGGATGGGGAGAACCAGGCCGTCCGGGGGGTCAGCTTTCATATAGATGCCGGTGAAACGGTAGGTATTGTCGGGGAATCCGGCAGCGGCAAAAGCGTCACAGCCAAAGCGATCATGTCGCTGATTACCCCTCCGGGCCGCATAACAGCCGGAAATATCGGGTTTCGCGGCGAGAGTCTGACCGGACTTTCGGAGAAAGCGTGGCGGAGTCTGCGCGGCAACCGGATCGCGATGGTTTTTCAAGACCCGATGACCTCCCTGAATCCGGTGAAAAAAATCGGCCAGCAATTGACGGAGGTCATCCGCAGGCACCGCGGGCTGAACAAAGAGGCGGCGTTTGCCGAAGCGGCCAAGCTGCTGCGCCAGGTAGGCATCCAGCACCCGGAGCAGCGGCTGAAGCAGTATCCGCATGAATTCAGCGGCGGGATGCGGCAGCGGGTAATGATCGCGATGGCGCTGTCCTGCCAGCCGGAACTGCTCATTGCCGATGAGCCGACGACGGCACTGGATGCCACGATACAGGCACAGATTCTGGACCTGTTCAAGGAGCTCAAGGAAAATTCCGAGACGGCGATTGCACTGATTACGCATGACCTTGGTGTGGTGGCGCAGGTCTGCACCCGCGTGATTGTCATGTATGGAGGGCTGATTATGGAGGAGGGTACGGTAGAGGATATCTTCTACCGGCCGCAGCACCCCTATACCCAAGGCCTGCTGCGCTCCATTCCGAAGCGCGGCGGAGGCTCGCGCGAGCGGCTGATTCCGATTGAGGGCACACCGCCCGATCTGCTCGACCCGCCGCCCGGCTGTCCGTTCATGGAGCGCTGCCCCCATGCTTTTGGCCGCTGCAGCGAGCGCCCGCCTACCGTAGAGCTCGCTGCGGGCCACCGCTCCATGTGCTGGCTGGCCGAGGAGAAGCAGAATCAGGCGGCTTATGCCGAGGGGAGGATTTCCGGTGAGTGA
- a CDS encoding ABC transporter ATP-binding protein — protein MPRGGFPVSDSKVLVDVNNLQKHFSKGKDLRGRDTAVLKAVDGVSFQIRQGETFGLVGESGSGKSTVGRCLLRLYDYTGGEVFFDGQPLGKLGEKGLKPFRRRIQSIFQDPYSSLNPSLNVLELISEPMKIHGIYQGEERKEAAAALLERVGLKREHLYRFPHEFSGGQRQRISIARALSVRPEFVVCDEPISALDVSVQAQVVNMLEDLQSEFGLTYLFIAHDLSMVRHISDRIGVMYAGRLVEVADSDELYDNPLHPYTKALLSSILETDPRKGSRRIRLEGYSGGSGADARAVLREVSPGHYVAVD, from the coding sequence ATGCCGAGGGGAGGATTTCCGGTGAGTGACAGCAAAGTATTGGTAGATGTGAATAACCTCCAGAAGCACTTCTCCAAAGGCAAGGATTTGCGGGGACGCGATACTGCTGTGTTGAAGGCAGTCGATGGCGTAAGCTTTCAGATCCGCCAAGGGGAAACCTTCGGGCTGGTAGGCGAATCCGGCAGCGGCAAGTCTACGGTCGGGCGCTGCCTGCTCCGGCTATACGACTATACTGGCGGAGAAGTGTTCTTCGATGGCCAGCCGCTTGGCAAGCTGGGGGAGAAGGGGCTGAAGCCTTTCCGCCGCCGCATTCAGTCGATCTTTCAGGACCCGTATTCTTCGCTGAATCCGAGTCTGAATGTGCTGGAGCTGATCAGCGAGCCGATGAAAATCCACGGCATCTACCAGGGGGAAGAGCGCAAGGAAGCGGCTGCGGCACTTTTGGAACGGGTAGGACTAAAGAGAGAGCATCTGTACCGCTTTCCCCATGAGTTCAGCGGTGGCCAGCGCCAGCGCATCTCCATTGCGCGGGCATTATCGGTCCGGCCTGAATTTGTCGTCTGCGACGAGCCGATTTCGGCACTGGACGTTTCCGTTCAGGCCCAGGTCGTCAATATGCTGGAGGACCTTCAGTCCGAATTCGGTCTGACGTATCTGTTCATTGCCCATGACCTGTCAATGGTCCGGCATATTTCGGACCGCATCGGCGTCATGTATGCCGGACGCCTGGTTGAGGTAGCGGACAGCGATGAATTGTATGACAATCCGCTTCATCCCTACACCAAAGCACTGCTGTCCTCTATACTGGAGACTGATCCGCGCAAGGGCAGCCGGAGAATCAGGCTGGAAGGTTATTCGGGAGGAAGCGGTGCGGATGCCCGGGCAGTGCTCAGGGAAGTAAGCCCCGGCCACTATGTGGCTGTTGACTGA
- a CDS encoding MBL fold metallo-hydrolase, whose product MLKWKRSEITLFQSELYETNSLVIESAEHVLVVDPCWLPREVAEIRQYVSGILGGKRLLLLFTHSDFDHIIGYGAFPEAEIIASRGFTDKSLEARATILEEIRTFDDDYYLRRPYAIAYPVVDHIMERDGQEMVFGELRLTGYIAPGHTNDGLFTVVDSHGLFIAGDYLSDVEFPYIYDSSTAYEATLDSVEQIIARHPVPLLIPGHGEAAESLLEIECRRVAGLGYIRSLRAAVAAGDQAAADRLIAGCAFPRNMRKFHRSNQELLERELYGTGETAGSSEGSAAVDQAAISQEPLR is encoded by the coding sequence GTGCTGAAGTGGAAGCGAAGTGAAATTACATTGTTCCAGAGTGAGCTTTACGAGACCAATTCACTGGTTATTGAGAGTGCTGAACATGTGCTGGTCGTTGATCCTTGCTGGCTGCCGCGCGAGGTAGCGGAGATTCGGCAATATGTCAGCGGCATCCTTGGGGGAAAACGTCTGCTGCTGTTGTTCACTCATTCTGATTTTGATCATATTATCGGGTATGGGGCTTTCCCGGAGGCGGAGATTATTGCCAGCAGAGGTTTTACAGACAAAAGCTTGGAAGCGCGGGCAACGATTCTGGAAGAAATCCGCACCTTTGATGATGATTACTACCTGAGAAGACCTTATGCCATTGCCTATCCTGTAGTGGATCATATTATGGAACGGGATGGTCAGGAGATGGTATTTGGGGAGCTGCGGCTTACGGGTTATATTGCACCCGGTCATACTAATGACGGTTTGTTTACGGTGGTGGATTCACACGGACTGTTCATTGCCGGAGACTATTTATCGGATGTGGAGTTTCCTTATATTTATGACAGCAGCACTGCCTATGAAGCTACGCTGGACAGCGTGGAGCAGATTATAGCCCGGCATCCTGTTCCGCTGCTGATCCCCGGACATGGGGAGGCAGCCGAAAGTCTGCTGGAGATCGAGTGCCGCAGGGTAGCGGGACTGGGCTACATCCGCAGCCTGCGGGCAGCTGTCGCAGCCGGGGATCAGGCTGCGGCAGACCGCCTCATAGCGGGCTGTGCCTTCCCCCGCAATATGCGTAAATTTCACCGCAGCAATCAGGAACTCCTGGAGCGGGAGCTCTATGGAACCGGAGAAACTGCCGGTTCTTCCGAAGGCAGCGCTGCAGTGGATCAGGCCGCCATCTCTCAGGAACCGTTGCGGTGA
- a CDS encoding SDR family oxidoreductase, which produces MGKIICITGASSGIGLSSALKFAKEGWTVYAGTRNLERDQERYREVEHLTFVELEVTKPESIQRVIGQIEQEQDKLDVLFCNAGFGYLRALGQAPVEDIHRVFDTNVYGVMHTIRAALPLLRKTGYGHIVATSSVGGLVGQPMNEIYCASKFALEGLLESMATYYKPQFNIDISLLEPGAIATEFNNTVLGHVSETGGILDDEYKPVIEAYTQAFLQRNVEPQTADSVAEVMWNLVHMEPKPLRIRTSEQAENFVSRKVSTDPTGLEGVLSTRKIQLNM; this is translated from the coding sequence ATGGGTAAAATTATCTGTATCACCGGCGCTTCATCCGGCATCGGCCTCTCCTCGGCCCTGAAATTCGCCAAAGAAGGCTGGACCGTCTATGCCGGAACCCGCAACCTGGAGCGTGATCAGGAGCGGTACCGCGAAGTGGAGCATCTGACATTCGTAGAGCTGGAAGTCACGAAACCTGAGAGCATTCAGCGGGTCATCGGCCAGATTGAGCAGGAGCAAGACAAGCTTGATGTGCTGTTCTGCAACGCCGGATTCGGCTACCTCAGAGCGCTTGGGCAAGCCCCGGTAGAGGATATTCACCGCGTGTTCGACACCAATGTCTATGGCGTCATGCATACGATCCGGGCGGCGCTTCCGCTGCTGCGCAAGACTGGCTACGGGCATATTGTTGCCACCTCCAGCGTAGGCGGACTGGTGGGCCAGCCCATGAATGAGATCTACTGTGCGAGCAAGTTCGCACTGGAAGGCCTCCTTGAAAGTATGGCTACATATTACAAGCCACAGTTCAACATTGACATCTCCCTGCTTGAGCCAGGCGCTATCGCGACGGAATTCAACAACACCGTGCTTGGGCATGTATCCGAAACCGGAGGAATACTCGATGACGAATACAAACCGGTTATTGAGGCATACACCCAGGCATTCCTCCAGCGCAATGTCGAGCCTCAGACGGCAGATTCTGTAGCCGAAGTCATGTGGAACCTGGTGCATATGGAGCCCAAGCCGCTCCGCATCCGCACTTCGGAACAGGCGGAGAATTTCGTCTCCCGCAAAGTAAGCACAGACCCTACCGGTCTGGAGGGTGTGCTCAGCACCCGCAAAATCCAGTTGAATATGTAA
- a CDS encoding AI-2E family transporter, giving the protein MDVFKRYYANLTIRRFLILALIALLLYSIRDMLNLVLLTFLIAYVMNSFQVLLSKRIGKYVKVNSKVIIVVLYLALITMIVLALVKYLPKVFTQIKQLTDFLTTLTPDDLPQNEVTQYIFNQLKDLNYESYVTHGIGYVLRISNWGTTFVLATILSFVFILEKNRIVSFTSRLRDSKISWFYVELEYFGKKFISSFGKVIEAQILIALFNTMFTVIGLWILGFFFEPFPYLFALSIMIFLLSLIPVVGFVISLIPLCIIAYNIGGLAMTLYVLGLIAVLHFMEGYFLNPKLMSSKMNLPMFYTFIVLLFSEHYIGVWGLILGIPIFVFFLDILDITREKPEV; this is encoded by the coding sequence ATGGATGTGTTTAAGCGTTATTATGCCAATTTAACAATCCGGCGCTTTTTGATTCTGGCGCTGATTGCACTGCTGCTGTACAGTATCCGGGATATGCTCAACCTGGTGCTGCTGACGTTTCTGATTGCTTATGTGATGAACAGCTTTCAGGTGCTGCTGTCCAAGCGGATCGGCAAATATGTCAAGGTGAACAGCAAGGTTATTATTGTTGTTTTATACCTTGCTCTAATTACGATGATCGTGCTGGCGCTCGTCAAATATCTGCCCAAGGTGTTTACGCAGATTAAGCAATTAACTGATTTTCTGACCACTCTAACCCCTGATGATCTCCCGCAGAACGAAGTTACTCAATACATATTCAATCAGCTGAAGGATTTGAACTATGAGTCCTATGTGACCCATGGCATTGGGTATGTGCTCAGAATCAGCAACTGGGGGACCACCTTCGTTTTAGCAACCATTCTGAGTTTTGTCTTCATTCTGGAGAAAAACCGCATTGTGAGCTTCACCTCCCGCCTGAGAGACAGCAAAATTTCCTGGTTCTATGTGGAACTGGAGTACTTCGGCAAGAAATTCATCTCTTCTTTCGGCAAAGTTATAGAAGCGCAGATTCTCATTGCCTTGTTCAATACCATGTTTACAGTAATCGGCTTATGGATACTTGGCTTCTTTTTTGAGCCGTTCCCGTATCTGTTCGCGCTGTCGATTATGATCTTCCTGCTCAGCCTGATTCCGGTCGTAGGATTTGTGATTTCACTGATTCCTCTATGTATTATCGCGTACAATATCGGCGGACTGGCGATGACGCTCTATGTGCTGGGACTGATTGCCGTGCTGCATTTCATGGAAGGCTACTTCCTGAATCCGAAGCTGATGTCCTCCAAAATGAACCTGCCCATGTTCTACACCTTTATCGTGCTGCTGTTCTCCGAGCATTATATCGGCGTATGGGGGTTGATCCTCGGTATTCCCATTTTCGTCTTTTTCCTTGATATTCTGGATATTACCCGGGAGAAGCCGGAAGTGTAG
- a CDS encoding SHOCT domain-containing protein, translated as MNIKRVMIVGTMIVAISFGGTAWGKPAVNASPVAKWSATSVADKDDLLKALNQSSDEELYDALYDGKSLMDIAEESGGNIANVIDLQVSQLTEQLDQRLASGSITRQQYAAQKAELKEIVTQSVMTSFG; from the coding sequence ATGAATATTAAACGAGTGATGATTGTCGGGACAATGATTGTAGCCATCTCCTTTGGAGGGACTGCCTGGGGCAAGCCCGCCGTCAATGCGAGTCCAGTCGCCAAATGGTCTGCTACCAGTGTAGCCGATAAAGATGATTTATTGAAAGCATTGAATCAGTCCTCCGATGAGGAACTGTATGATGCGCTGTATGACGGCAAGTCTCTAATGGATATCGCCGAAGAGAGTGGCGGGAATATTGCAAACGTCATTGATTTGCAGGTGAGCCAGCTCACAGAGCAGTTGGATCAGCGCCTCGCAAGCGGCAGCATTACCCGCCAGCAATATGCCGCGCAAAAGGCTGAACTGAAGGAGATCGTAACACAAAGTGTGATGACCTCGTTCGGCTGA